The following are encoded together in the Pseudomonas sediminis genome:
- a CDS encoding DUF4198 domain-containing protein, whose product MNTTCKWAALTLALCLPFSAQAHRAWMLPSATVLSGEAPWITVDAAVSNDLFYFEHFPMRIAGVGAVDQTPAGGPPGMRPRPAAQLQIQAPDGSLLQPKNGHIGRYRSSFDLPLSQKGTYKLSIANHGLFASYKENGQQRRWMGSADALAKEIPAAAEDLQVSQTSSRMEVFVTSGKTTDTVLATTGKGLELQPVTHPNDLFAGEAAEFILLLDGKPAADVAVSVIPGGNRYRDQLGEIELKSDAQGRISITWPEAGMYWLEAELESDQAQAPATRRRASYSATLEVLAP is encoded by the coding sequence ATGAACACGACCTGCAAATGGGCCGCACTGACCCTGGCCCTGTGCCTGCCTTTCTCCGCTCAGGCTCACCGCGCCTGGATGCTGCCCTCGGCCACCGTACTGTCCGGTGAAGCACCGTGGATCACCGTCGACGCCGCTGTCTCCAATGATCTGTTCTACTTCGAGCACTTTCCGATGCGTATCGCCGGTGTCGGCGCAGTGGACCAGACGCCTGCCGGTGGGCCGCCTGGCATGCGTCCGCGCCCGGCCGCGCAATTGCAGATCCAGGCACCGGACGGCAGCCTGCTGCAACCGAAAAATGGCCATATCGGTCGCTATCGCAGCAGCTTCGATCTGCCCCTCTCGCAGAAGGGCACCTACAAGCTGAGCATCGCCAACCACGGCCTGTTCGCCTCCTACAAGGAGAACGGCCAGCAGCGGCGCTGGATGGGCAGCGCTGATGCCCTGGCCAAGGAAATCCCGGCGGCCGCCGAAGATTTGCAGGTCAGCCAGACCTCCAGCCGCATGGAAGTCTTCGTCACCTCCGGCAAAACCACCGACACCGTGCTGGCCACCACCGGCAAGGGTCTGGAGCTGCAGCCGGTGACCCACCCCAATGACCTGTTCGCGGGTGAAGCGGCCGAGTTCATCCTGCTGCTCGACGGCAAGCCTGCCGCTGATGTGGCAGTGAGCGTGATCCCCGGCGGCAACCGCTACCGCGACCAGCTCGGCGAGATCGAGTTGAAGAGCGACGCCCAGGGCCGTATCAGCATCACCTGGCCCGAGGCCGGCATGTACTGGCTGGAAGCCGAGCTGGAAAGCGATCAGGCACAGGCGCCAGCCACCCGCCGCCGCGCCAGCTACAGCGCAACCCTGGAAGTGCTCGCGCCCTGA
- a CDS encoding PepSY-associated TM helix domain-containing protein: MPRLPWLGTLRQWHWISSALCLAGMLLFAITGITLNHAGQIEARPQVQQKQAQLPAELQAQLLQQTPNQGLPLALRQWLEQSLDVRLDGRSAEWSDGELYIALPRPGGDAWLSLDLSSGALEYEATDRGWIAYFNDLHKGRHTGTAWSWFIDIFAAVCVMFSLTGLLLLHRHAGSRPSTWPLTGLGLLLPLLLALVFIH, encoded by the coding sequence ATGCCCCGACTCCCCTGGCTCGGCACCCTGCGCCAATGGCACTGGATCAGTTCCGCGCTATGCCTGGCTGGCATGCTGCTGTTCGCTATCACCGGCATCACCCTCAACCACGCCGGGCAGATCGAAGCACGCCCGCAGGTACAACAGAAGCAGGCGCAACTGCCCGCCGAATTGCAGGCGCAGTTGCTGCAGCAAACGCCCAATCAGGGTTTGCCGCTGGCCTTGCGTCAATGGCTGGAGCAGAGCCTGGATGTGCGCCTCGACGGACGCAGCGCCGAATGGTCGGATGGCGAGCTGTATATCGCCCTGCCGCGCCCGGGCGGCGACGCCTGGCTAAGCCTCGATCTGAGTTCCGGCGCACTGGAATACGAAGCCACCGACCGAGGCTGGATCGCCTACTTCAACGACCTGCACAAGGGCCGCCATACCGGCACGGCCTGGAGCTGGTTCATCGATATCTTCGCCGCAGTCTGCGTGATGTTCAGCCTCACCGGCCTGTTGCTCCTGCACCGCCATGCCGGTAGCCGCCCCTCGACCTGGCCACTCACTGGTCTGGGCCTGTTGCTGCCGCTGCTGCTGGCGCTTGTTTTCATCCATTGA
- a CDS encoding DUF2271 domain-containing protein, with protein sequence MSRPLLFAFTSLLSAPLLAAQMTVEVEIPRLQVAEYHRPYVAVWLEDAGNRHAADLAVWYDMKMKDAEGEKWLKDLRQWWRRSGRNLDMPVDGISGATHAVGKHSLSFASDSPQLQNLAAGKYQLVVEAAREVGGRELLRVPFTWPPQQRSQASVQGQHELGAITLELTP encoded by the coding sequence ATGTCCAGACCCTTGTTGTTCGCCTTTACCAGCCTGCTCAGCGCCCCACTGCTGGCGGCGCAGATGACCGTCGAGGTCGAGATCCCGCGCCTGCAGGTCGCCGAATATCACCGCCCCTATGTGGCCGTCTGGCTGGAGGATGCGGGCAACCGTCATGCCGCCGATCTGGCGGTGTGGTACGACATGAAGATGAAGGATGCCGAGGGCGAGAAATGGCTCAAGGACCTGCGCCAGTGGTGGCGCCGTAGCGGGCGCAACCTGGACATGCCGGTCGATGGCATCAGCGGCGCCACCCACGCCGTGGGCAAGCACAGCCTGAGCTTCGCCAGCGACAGCCCGCAGTTGCAGAACCTGGCGGCGGGTAAATACCAACTGGTCGTAGAGGCTGCACGCGAAGTCGGTGGCCGCGAACTGCTACGTGTGCCGTTCACCTGGCCGCCACAGCAGCGCAGCCAGGCCAGCGTCCAGGGCCAGCACGAGCTGGGCGCCATTACCCTCGAACTCACCCCATAA